A window from Sesamum indicum cultivar Zhongzhi No. 13 unplaced genomic scaffold, S_indicum_v1.0 scaffold00236, whole genome shotgun sequence encodes these proteins:
- the LOC105179910 gene encoding histone H4, whose product MSGRGKGGKGLGKGGAKRHRKVLRDNIQGITKPAIRRLARRGGVKRISGLIYEETRGVLKIFLENVIRDAVTYTEHARRKTVTAMDVVYALKRQGRTLYGFGG is encoded by the coding sequence ATGTCAGGCAGAGGAAAGGGAGGTAAAGGTTTGGGTAAGGGTGGAGCTAAACGGCACCGTAAGGTGTTGAGGGACAACATTCAGGGTATCACGAAGCCGGCTATTCGTCGTTTGGCTCGTAGGGGTGGTGTCAAGCGTATCAGTGGTCTAATCTACGAGGAGACGCGTGGTGTCCTGAAGATTTTCCTGGAGAACGTCATCCGTGATGCTGTCACCTACACCGAGCATGCTCGTCGGAAAACTGTCACTGCCATGGATGTTGTTTATGCTCTCAAGAGGCAGGGTCGTACTCTTTACGGTTTCGGTGGTTAA